From the genome of Fervidobacterium thailandense, one region includes:
- a CDS encoding ABC-F family ATP-binding cassette domain-containing protein — translation MISLRSVSIEFPGKMLFSNFNATIFPKDRIGLMGKNGSGKSTLMKAIAGVFKDYHGEINISGKVLYMDQYRTFDAKTPFEYYMNVADTPEKEKQVRSILKGLGFNEEDWHRDISTFSGGERTKLQLGRLFVEEPDFLLLDEPTNFLDIEAIEFLKKLLLSFKGGYMIISHDRDFLRSVCNKFWEINNETIWTFDMPYDRYHEERKRIIETQQRQVANLQREIQRLREIIERYKKWGRDKFQKQAKSREKMLERMLEELENMPALYLEEEEKRIEIPVPESSGYVVLEVKNVSWNGLLKNVSFTIHQGDKVALIGPNGSGKSTLLKIIAGELQHEGTVTFGYKVNVAYVEQFVDQLDLENTVFDEIFEELPDQPDYVIRAYAGRFGFKGENVFKTVAELSGGERQILALAKVLLRKPNLLILDEPTNHMDLETVEALEDALKEYKGSVLIVSHDLELIRNVCNRFLTIKNGTLIEVEEPLYFSREKERQEKRKNFEFEERKKFRNLVKSIGIKLEQLEEREKELSRAIDEISKHMLHTNDYQELMALQSSKEELETQLLEVMEEIEKLKLELKRLTASNADNS, via the coding sequence GTGATCTCGCTCAGAAGTGTATCAATTGAATTCCCAGGAAAAATGCTGTTTTCAAACTTTAACGCTACAATTTTCCCAAAGGACCGGATCGGACTGATGGGAAAAAACGGCTCTGGAAAGAGTACCCTCATGAAAGCCATAGCCGGTGTTTTCAAGGACTATCACGGCGAGATAAACATCTCCGGCAAGGTCTTGTACATGGATCAGTACAGAACGTTCGATGCAAAAACACCGTTTGAGTACTACATGAACGTTGCCGACACCCCGGAGAAAGAAAAACAAGTGCGTAGCATCTTGAAGGGCCTTGGTTTCAACGAAGAAGATTGGCACCGGGATATCTCCACGTTCAGCGGAGGAGAGCGAACAAAACTCCAGCTTGGAAGACTCTTCGTGGAAGAACCGGACTTCTTACTCTTAGACGAACCCACAAACTTTTTGGACATCGAAGCCATAGAGTTCCTCAAAAAGCTACTGTTATCCTTCAAAGGTGGTTACATGATTATCTCCCACGACAGGGACTTTCTAAGGAGTGTTTGCAACAAGTTCTGGGAAATAAACAACGAAACGATATGGACCTTCGATATGCCTTACGACAGATACCACGAAGAACGAAAACGCATAATCGAGACCCAACAAAGACAGGTGGCAAACCTTCAGAGAGAAATCCAAAGATTGAGGGAAATAATCGAACGTTACAAAAAATGGGGCAGAGACAAATTCCAAAAGCAAGCCAAGAGTCGAGAAAAGATGCTCGAAAGGATGCTCGAGGAACTTGAAAACATGCCCGCGCTGTACCTGGAAGAAGAAGAAAAGAGAATCGAAATTCCCGTACCCGAGAGTAGCGGGTACGTGGTACTCGAGGTAAAGAATGTCTCCTGGAACGGGTTGTTAAAAAACGTTTCGTTTACAATCCACCAAGGTGACAAGGTAGCGTTGATAGGTCCGAACGGTTCTGGAAAAAGTACCCTCTTGAAAATAATAGCCGGGGAGTTGCAGCATGAAGGAACCGTCACCTTCGGATATAAAGTTAATGTTGCTTACGTGGAACAGTTCGTCGATCAACTTGACCTCGAGAATACGGTCTTCGATGAAATCTTCGAAGAATTGCCGGATCAACCCGATTACGTTATTAGAGCCTACGCGGGAAGGTTTGGGTTCAAAGGGGAGAACGTCTTTAAAACGGTAGCCGAGCTTAGTGGTGGAGAACGTCAGATTCTGGCACTGGCAAAGGTACTTTTGAGAAAACCGAACTTACTCATCCTCGACGAACCGACCAACCACATGGATCTTGAAACGGTCGAAGCACTCGAGGATGCTCTTAAGGAGTACAAAGGTAGCGTCCTGATTGTTTCGCACGACTTGGAACTCATTCGAAACGTGTGCAACCGGTTCTTGACGATAAAAAACGGAACATTGATCGAGGTTGAGGAACCGCTGTATTTTTCCAGAGAGAAGGAAAGACAAGAGAAACGAAAAAACTTTGAATTTGAAGAGAGGAAAAAGTTTAGAAATTTGGTGAAAAGTATTGGAATAAAACTCGAACAACTTGAAGAGAGGGAAAAAGAACTTTCCAGGGCAATTGACGAAATTTCGAAACATATGCTCCATACAAACGATTATCAAGAATTGATGGCACTCCAGAGCAGCAAAGAAGAATTAGAAACTCAACTTCTTGAAGTTATGGAGGAAATCGAGAAGTTGAAGTTGGAGTTGAAGCGGCTCACCGCTTCAAACGCTGATAATAGTTAA
- a CDS encoding O-antigen ligase family protein: MDPINVLWLITIPIVSLFAHLIYTESYSVPKHFFLSVAALTTFLILYLRALRKKEPIVINFTVFHILFGLFWISSTASIINIARDNPYLLRYSLDVNLYLLIFVFLSWFFSNYMNTREKIEKIFLVFLIVSVVVAANGVLNYYTGYDVFVGLSPDITYRGRIRSTIGNVIFVANFLNMLTPLALYFYLKSGTSKLTKILSFVFITLSFYILLVGQVRSEYISWVVQILLGLSFITLEFFSDSRSTRKKVSDFLRCGVWQFIILVMVLLVVAILLLAFPNPLNHYKRIGEIIFSPIESRITGEVVQEDFIRRKVAWLAAVEIWKRHKVLGQGIGSYRYYGGSAVAKVCNENPKYRFAWQPFDTVHNDYLQVLAEVGLVGFGIVLALFVWLLTYVFQNYSKLSEDKKTLFLVLTLSFTPFAVQMFFCYPVQILPNSLLALILVSTGIGEYFNIQKNTKLRVKISARIVFLIGFIFATLLVVGVFLRASKFLSDVYSRQGKVALYSLSSLIETEEPKNGELLKNNSTVSNTALQSYQEEIKNNITTAVLSLYKSIKINPSNGIAYYLLSNMLGYDKTLSMIHTNMKEFFDKLFKEFCEASAKEFINSLAHTLKTEELLELKSLYVSLSLLDISEKVSLYPLVQLAKTDRISRIMNRLSNMALKSDLSDKLRVALSNEIEKKFVELEKTALKTIYEFSGGWITYMHAKNPDIETATRNKEDIHREVIHCVLNSGELDSKRLSLVKRISDFEREVCLDLERNGYWGIPDAGLTFFTTFAKQLAEKDKDRAREILKSTLRDYKEIYNLVVQKLEKDSRFVEEFETVKKNIATLLKAVLSRESANLNEIVQDSFNKAYRKALENFINYDFSRYVEIYISELRESEFGIRKTIYATSPWKYFATPVIFAVMNNLQNIQDVGMISRIFGIVRLLVDPSFATSMFLYERYQIFKHMYEYAQKIYQLLGQDLLH; this comes from the coding sequence ATGGATCCTATTAACGTTCTTTGGCTTATCACCATACCGATCGTTTCGCTATTTGCGCACCTGATTTATACCGAGAGCTATTCAGTACCCAAGCATTTCTTTTTGTCAGTTGCCGCTCTAACAACTTTCTTGATTCTGTATCTAAGAGCACTTAGAAAGAAAGAACCCATCGTGATAAACTTTACAGTTTTTCACATTCTTTTTGGTCTATTTTGGATTTCTTCCACTGCTTCCATTATAAATATCGCGAGGGATAACCCCTATTTGCTGAGGTACTCTCTTGATGTAAATCTTTATTTGCTAATTTTTGTTTTCCTTTCGTGGTTTTTCTCTAACTACATGAACACAAGAGAAAAGATTGAAAAGATATTTTTAGTCTTCTTGATCGTCAGTGTCGTAGTTGCTGCAAACGGTGTTTTAAACTACTACACCGGCTACGATGTTTTTGTAGGACTATCACCGGATATAACGTACAGGGGCAGAATTAGAAGCACGATAGGTAACGTTATTTTCGTTGCAAACTTTCTGAATATGCTAACTCCATTAGCTTTGTACTTTTACCTAAAGAGTGGAACTTCAAAACTTACCAAGATACTCTCGTTCGTTTTCATTACGCTTTCCTTCTACATACTCCTGGTGGGTCAGGTTCGGTCCGAGTACATTTCCTGGGTTGTTCAAATTTTGCTCGGACTTTCTTTCATCACTCTCGAATTCTTCAGCGACAGTCGTAGCACCCGTAAAAAAGTTAGCGATTTTCTCAGGTGCGGAGTCTGGCAGTTTATTATTCTGGTAATGGTATTGCTTGTCGTGGCTATTCTTCTCTTAGCGTTCCCTAATCCCTTGAATCACTACAAACGAATTGGAGAAATAATCTTCTCGCCTATAGAGTCAAGAATTACGGGAGAAGTCGTTCAGGAAGATTTCATCCGGCGGAAGGTAGCGTGGCTTGCAGCCGTAGAGATCTGGAAGCGTCACAAAGTTCTGGGGCAAGGCATCGGTAGTTACAGGTATTACGGAGGAAGTGCCGTCGCAAAAGTGTGTAACGAAAATCCAAAGTACAGATTTGCATGGCAACCTTTTGACACCGTTCATAACGACTATCTACAAGTTCTTGCAGAGGTTGGTCTGGTTGGATTTGGGATTGTATTGGCATTGTTCGTTTGGCTTTTAACTTATGTCTTTCAGAATTATAGCAAACTCAGCGAAGATAAAAAAACTCTCTTCCTCGTATTAACTCTCTCCTTCACCCCATTTGCAGTCCAAATGTTCTTCTGCTATCCAGTTCAAATTTTACCTAACAGCCTTCTCGCGTTGATTCTTGTCTCCACCGGAATAGGTGAATACTTCAACATTCAAAAAAACACAAAGCTTCGCGTAAAAATTTCCGCTAGAATAGTTTTCTTAATTGGCTTTATCTTCGCAACTTTGTTGGTCGTGGGCGTATTTCTTAGAGCTTCGAAGTTTTTATCAGATGTTTATTCGAGACAAGGTAAGGTAGCACTATATTCACTAAGTAGCCTTATCGAAACTGAAGAACCAAAAAATGGCGAACTCTTGAAAAACAACAGCACTGTGAGCAATACAGCTTTACAATCCTATCAGGAAGAAATCAAAAATAACATAACAACCGCCGTACTTTCGTTGTACAAAAGTATAAAAATTAACCCATCAAATGGAATTGCTTACTACTTACTATCAAACATGTTAGGATATGATAAAACTTTGTCTATGATTCACACGAACATGAAAGAGTTCTTCGACAAGCTTTTCAAGGAATTTTGCGAAGCTTCAGCAAAGGAATTCATAAATTCTCTGGCTCACACTTTAAAAACAGAGGAACTCTTAGAGCTAAAAAGCTTATACGTTAGCCTCTCCTTGTTAGACATTTCTGAGAAGGTTTCTCTATATCCTCTTGTCCAACTTGCTAAGACTGATCGAATTTCAAGAATTATGAATAGGCTTTCCAATATGGCTCTCAAAAGTGATTTAAGTGATAAGTTACGCGTCGCTCTAAGTAACGAAATCGAGAAAAAATTTGTAGAACTCGAAAAAACTGCTTTAAAGACTATTTATGAGTTTTCCGGTGGCTGGATCACGTACATGCATGCGAAAAATCCGGATATCGAGACGGCAACAAGAAACAAGGAAGATATACACAGAGAAGTAATACACTGTGTACTGAATTCCGGAGAGCTAGATAGCAAGAGACTCTCCCTTGTTAAACGCATATCGGATTTTGAACGTGAAGTATGCTTAGACTTGGAGAGAAACGGATATTGGGGTATACCGGATGCAGGCCTCACGTTTTTTACGACTTTTGCAAAGCAGCTCGCCGAGAAGGACAAAGACCGTGCTCGAGAAATTCTAAAGAGTACTCTTAGAGACTACAAAGAAATTTACAACCTCGTGGTTCAGAAGCTTGAGAAAGACTCTCGGTTTGTCGAAGAATTCGAAACTGTGAAAAAGAACATCGCTACACTACTGAAGGCAGTCCTTTCCCGTGAAAGCGCTAATCTCAATGAAATTGTTCAGGACTCGTTCAATAAAGCCTATCGAAAAGCTCTTGAAAACTTTATTAATTACGACTTTTCGAGGTACGTCGAGATTTACATCTCTGAACTTCGGGAATCAGAATTCGGTATTCGGAAAACAATCTACGCAACGAGCCCTTGGAAATATTTTGCTACCCCCGTTATTTTCGCAGTAATGAATAATCTACAGAATATCCAGGACGTTGGTATGATTAGTAGAATCTTTGGAATTGTCCGACTCTTGGTAGATCCGTCATTTGCAACGTCGATGTTCTTGTACGAAAGGTACCAAATTTTCAAACACATGTACGAGTACGCTCAGAAAATCTATCAGCTGCTCGGTCAAGATCTCCTTCACTAA
- a CDS encoding type II secretion system protein — translation MRKGFTLVELLIVLAVIAALMAVATPLALNAVKNAKASQVAQNFRNVKAAVENYVNVEKPTNANNITLTNLVNKKYLSAAPANFDVTATYNDGIFKVIISYTGKDVDQEKLREYYSEVSGTTLTFEIQKWW, via the coding sequence ATGAGGAAAGGTTTCACGCTCGTTGAACTCTTGATCGTCCTTGCGGTTATTGCGGCACTTATGGCTGTTGCAACACCGTTGGCGCTGAACGCTGTGAAAAACGCGAAAGCAAGCCAGGTAGCGCAGAACTTTAGAAACGTCAAGGCTGCGGTCGAAAATTACGTGAACGTAGAAAAACCTACGAATGCAAACAACATCACTTTAACGAACCTTGTTAATAAGAAATATCTATCGGCAGCACCGGCTAACTTCGATGTAACTGCAACGTACAACGACGGAATTTTCAAAGTTATAATTTCCTACACTGGTAAAGATGTTGATCAAGAAAAACTTAGAGAATATTATTCTGAGGTTAGCGGCACAACGTTAACATTCGAAATTCAGAAATGGTGGTAA
- a CDS encoding sensor histidine kinase, which yields MRFILSLQIIGGLIFLYTAFIIPSNLYFAALLSIFMLVNTVGIAYYITRSVVIGGIGVGKPARKILLPAAVLIAGIVMLAFLIPRIYKLWSEIYSSELFVLFINTFAGVSALLVATFGFAYLSLKREFEEQLIKMQELENLRIKAELDALKSKVNPHFLFNALGSVTSMLELDAPKEDVINYLNSLAGLLRATVDAPSVWTLKAECETAEKYLKVQKFRFQDKLSYEILLPEEILNFKVPSLIIQPLVENAVVHNVGKVNRTVHVRVSCGKTENGVFISIEDNGCGMNGTRKGSGLTLVEERLKHFSKGARLYVESNPDVGTTVKVVIPYEQSTQVRHRGR from the coding sequence GTGCGCTTCATCCTCTCACTACAAATCATCGGTGGCCTAATTTTCCTCTATACGGCTTTCATAATCCCATCAAATCTCTATTTCGCAGCTTTGTTATCGATCTTCATGCTTGTAAACACCGTCGGCATAGCTTATTACATAACGAGAAGCGTTGTGATCGGCGGCATTGGCGTTGGAAAGCCCGCGAGAAAGATACTCCTTCCAGCAGCCGTTCTGATTGCCGGAATTGTAATGCTCGCCTTCCTCATCCCGAGGATATACAAATTGTGGTCGGAAATTTACTCGTCAGAACTTTTTGTGCTTTTCATCAACACCTTCGCCGGTGTTTCCGCGTTGTTGGTAGCTACGTTCGGTTTTGCTTATCTAAGTTTGAAAAGGGAATTTGAAGAGCAGTTGATCAAGATGCAAGAGCTCGAAAACTTGCGGATCAAGGCGGAATTGGATGCCCTAAAGTCCAAGGTAAATCCCCATTTCCTTTTCAACGCACTCGGTAGTGTGACCTCGATGCTCGAGCTCGACGCACCGAAAGAGGATGTAATCAATTATCTCAACTCTCTGGCCGGGCTTTTGAGGGCCACGGTTGATGCGCCGAGTGTATGGACTTTAAAAGCCGAGTGTGAAACCGCTGAAAAATACTTGAAAGTCCAAAAGTTTAGGTTCCAAGATAAACTATCGTACGAGATATTGCTTCCGGAGGAAATTTTAAATTTCAAAGTACCCTCACTGATTATCCAACCGCTTGTGGAGAACGCGGTGGTACACAACGTTGGTAAGGTTAACAGAACCGTTCACGTGCGAGTTAGTTGCGGTAAAACGGAAAATGGAGTATTTATCTCGATCGAGGATAATGGATGTGGCATGAACGGAACGAGGAAAGGTTCCGGACTTACTCTCGTTGAAGAGAGGTTGAAGCATTTTTCAAAAGGAGCAAGACTTTACGTTGAGAGTAACCCGGATGTTGGTACGACCGTCAAGGTGGTGATACCCTATGAGCAGAGTACTCAGGTGCGTCATCGTGGAAGATGA
- a CDS encoding LytR/AlgR family response regulator transcription factor: MSRVLRCVIVEDEKLQALVLEKLLKELGVKVESIAMNAREAVEVINSVKPDVVFLDINLGDADGFYVLEQVSHKPYVVFTTAYSEYALKAFEVYAIDYIVKPVTRERIAKTIERLRNLLEKSDESFEERLQEQVRRALERLREEFFGLKRPRFSVEIGDEVVFLDPSDILYIEAFEHGARIATKSAEYISKTPLKELEEQLSSEGLGQFVRVHRSYLVNMDHVRKISRNYFGTVALVLSNDKTIPVGRSYRKVLDEYFS; encoded by the coding sequence ATGAGCAGAGTACTCAGGTGCGTCATCGTGGAAGATGAAAAGCTCCAGGCGCTCGTTTTGGAAAAGCTGCTCAAAGAATTGGGAGTCAAAGTTGAATCGATTGCTATGAACGCAAGGGAAGCGGTCGAGGTTATCAATAGCGTAAAACCTGATGTCGTCTTTCTGGATATCAACCTTGGGGATGCTGACGGTTTTTACGTGCTCGAACAAGTGTCTCACAAACCTTACGTAGTCTTCACAACCGCGTACTCCGAGTACGCCTTGAAAGCCTTCGAAGTTTACGCGATCGATTACATAGTCAAGCCTGTAACACGTGAAAGGATTGCAAAGACCATTGAGCGATTAAGAAATCTCTTGGAAAAAAGCGATGAGAGTTTCGAGGAGAGGCTACAAGAGCAGGTTCGAAGAGCCCTTGAAAGACTGCGAGAAGAGTTTTTTGGTCTGAAAAGACCGAGATTTTCGGTAGAGATAGGAGATGAGGTGGTTTTTTTGGACCCGTCGGACATACTTTACATCGAAGCCTTTGAACACGGAGCAAGGATTGCAACGAAATCCGCCGAGTACATTTCAAAAACACCGCTTAAGGAATTGGAGGAACAGCTCTCGAGTGAAGGGCTCGGACAGTTCGTTAGGGTTCACCGTTCTTACCTTGTTAACATGGACCACGTTAGGAAGATATCGAGAAATTACTTTGGGACGGTAGCACTGGTGTTATCGAATGATAAAACCATTCCGGTTGGACGCTCTTACAGAAAGGTGCTGGATGAGTACTTTTCTTGA
- a CDS encoding IMP cyclohydrolase, giving the protein MNIKRALISVSDKTGLVEFAKALHERGVEILSTGGTAKTLSEAGIPVRQVSDVTGFPEILGGRVKTLHPKIFGGILADTQDPSHVKDLRENAIEMIDMVVVNLYPFDLVQRQTRDEDVLIENIDIGGVALLRAAAKNHRNVVVVCDPADYKKILNSIDACGDVPLHDRRMLALKAFYHTMRYDATIHRVLSELFASEKYEHLTFERFAHPQKNYEILDSVDERIFKLSNYDENTIGVLIGAILTTIEENLIVGLNSETVVSMVNIRESGGRLCDISGNVVVLRRLNGEMARKLREGTFSTIACEVLEDEDLVLEILKGKKIVRYERVCGKDFEKVEFLTKARQVANLVLRKKVVLKSDSKERIILSTALEFLPTFAVVGKAEDGFYHVELDPSNPTNALKKLLISVPKRFTLVATNGEPDGMFMKTCEENRISVVG; this is encoded by the coding sequence GTGAACATCAAGCGTGCGCTCATTAGCGTGTCGGATAAAACGGGGCTTGTAGAGTTCGCAAAAGCCTTGCATGAACGTGGTGTAGAAATACTGAGCACCGGTGGAACGGCAAAGACCTTAAGTGAGGCGGGAATTCCCGTTCGGCAGGTTTCAGATGTTACGGGATTTCCGGAGATCCTGGGAGGTAGGGTAAAGACCCTCCATCCGAAGATCTTCGGAGGTATCCTCGCTGACACGCAGGATCCGTCGCACGTTAAAGATCTCAGAGAAAACGCCATCGAAATGATCGATATGGTGGTTGTAAACTTGTACCCGTTCGACCTGGTCCAACGTCAAACGAGGGACGAGGATGTCCTGATTGAGAACATTGACATCGGCGGTGTGGCACTACTGAGGGCTGCTGCGAAGAACCACAGAAACGTTGTGGTCGTTTGCGATCCAGCGGATTACAAAAAGATTCTAAACTCAATCGATGCGTGCGGTGATGTGCCACTCCACGACAGACGGATGCTTGCACTCAAGGCCTTTTACCACACGATGCGATACGATGCGACAATTCATCGCGTGCTCTCGGAACTCTTTGCCTCAGAAAAATACGAGCACCTCACTTTCGAAAGGTTCGCACACCCTCAGAAAAATTACGAAATTCTTGACTCCGTTGACGAACGCATCTTCAAACTCTCGAATTACGATGAAAATACCATCGGTGTATTGATAGGTGCAATATTGACAACGATAGAAGAGAACCTGATTGTCGGTCTAAATTCAGAAACGGTCGTTTCTATGGTCAACATTCGTGAGTCGGGTGGTCGACTCTGCGACATATCGGGAAACGTCGTTGTTCTGAGAAGACTTAACGGCGAGATGGCACGAAAGCTTCGCGAGGGTACATTCTCAACTATAGCCTGCGAAGTGCTCGAAGATGAAGACTTGGTTTTGGAGATTTTGAAAGGTAAGAAAATCGTGAGATACGAACGAGTTTGTGGCAAAGACTTTGAAAAGGTGGAATTTCTAACAAAGGCTCGCCAAGTTGCGAACCTTGTTCTCAGGAAGAAGGTGGTGCTCAAGAGTGATTCTAAAGAGCGGATCATTTTAAGTACCGCTCTCGAATTTTTACCAACTTTTGCCGTGGTTGGAAAAGCGGAAGACGGTTTCTACCATGTCGAGCTCGATCCTTCTAATCCAACGAATGCACTCAAAAAACTTTTAATTTCCGTTCCAAAGAGGTTCACCTTGGTCGCAACAAACGGGGAACCGGATGGAATGTTTATGAAAACGTGTGAGGAAAATCGGATCTCCGTTGTGGGATAA
- a CDS encoding SDR family oxidoreductase codes for MHWVVTGANRGIGLAIVKKLLEMGEDVTVGIRTSMPFEHPKLKVLTVDMSNPVSIDEFANRIDKKVDVLINNAGILIEEKFPEVTEEGMILSFKVNTMGPYFLIQSLYKLGKFVPGAKIANISSILGSITNTGGTASYPYSISKAALNMVTKLLAHKLKEYFVVSIHPGWVRTDMGGPNAPLTPEESAEGIIRVVRTLNETGVFLDYTGRRIEW; via the coding sequence ATGCACTGGGTTGTTACTGGTGCCAACAGAGGGATAGGATTAGCGATTGTTAAGAAACTTCTGGAAATGGGAGAAGATGTCACCGTTGGGATTAGAACATCCATGCCGTTTGAGCACCCGAAACTCAAGGTTCTCACTGTGGATATGTCGAACCCGGTCTCGATCGACGAGTTCGCTAACCGTATCGACAAAAAAGTCGACGTACTTATCAACAACGCGGGGATACTCATCGAAGAGAAGTTTCCGGAAGTTACCGAGGAAGGCATGATACTTTCATTCAAAGTCAACACAATGGGACCGTATTTCCTAATCCAGTCGTTGTACAAACTTGGAAAGTTCGTACCAGGTGCAAAAATTGCGAACATTTCGAGCATCCTCGGTAGTATAACGAACACTGGTGGAACCGCGTCGTATCCGTACTCGATATCAAAAGCCGCATTGAACATGGTCACCAAACTTCTAGCCCACAAGCTAAAGGAGTACTTTGTTGTCTCCATCCATCCAGGCTGGGTCCGGACCGACATGGGAGGTCCAAACGCACCGCTCACACCGGAAGAGTCGGCAGAGGGCATCATTCGTGTGGTGAGAACCCTCAACGAGACGGGTGTTTTTTTGGACTACACGGGCAGAAGGATAGAGTGGTGA
- a CDS encoding peptidylprolyl isomerase gives MRKGFLTVLLVLFFFAIALAETNLVPSKVLTDNVVARITADGKVIENGEILSSEIDEIYQFYSSFYGPFDSVFDEPYVRAYILNEALQERVRSFLAKYENLDVETFVEKYSLVTEADMKRYYEENREELMEDEVYIDLDYAYFDDEEKAREFYEKAQKFGYEKALSESSPVNSDSYDGLKKSETGSLYQDILFGTHPSNLRFFATDDGFFVFNIRKYNDMSTYELFKESEKYTKVREELGKKALEAYVDRRMKELKISVVTTDGYRLWLGIVENRDLPALYNTFRPLVIAVNGQITTKDPWLLSGLVVALEEAGIVDSYKSDYQLILRYLYDNEVRSWPLLARLREVDNSENVMLDYNVLLSRILIEKYISSGDTFSVFQYIMRNLSELETLSSSPNPTVRQKALEYLYRMYKALEDYGRARQYLEKLQGENPYYMNFDEEFKSLEELESNESEE, from the coding sequence ATGCGTAAGGGATTTCTAACTGTACTTTTGGTATTGTTTTTTTTCGCTATAGCGCTGGCCGAAACCAACCTGGTACCGAGTAAGGTCCTAACGGACAACGTTGTTGCCAGAATTACAGCCGACGGAAAGGTTATTGAGAACGGAGAGATTCTTTCAAGCGAGATTGACGAAATTTACCAATTTTACTCAAGTTTCTATGGCCCATTCGATTCAGTGTTCGATGAACCTTATGTTAGGGCCTACATCTTGAACGAGGCGCTCCAGGAACGTGTTAGAAGTTTCCTGGCCAAGTACGAGAACTTGGACGTTGAAACATTCGTTGAGAAATATTCTTTGGTAACAGAAGCCGATATGAAAAGATACTACGAAGAAAACAGGGAAGAGCTAATGGAAGATGAAGTTTACATCGACCTTGACTACGCGTATTTCGATGACGAAGAGAAAGCTCGCGAATTCTACGAGAAGGCACAAAAGTTCGGTTACGAAAAAGCCTTATCCGAAAGTTCGCCAGTCAACTCGGATTCCTACGATGGCCTTAAGAAGTCGGAAACGGGTTCTTTGTACCAAGATATACTCTTTGGAACGCACCCGAGTAACCTAAGGTTCTTTGCAACGGATGATGGTTTCTTTGTGTTCAACATCAGAAAATACAATGATATGTCGACCTACGAACTCTTCAAAGAGTCCGAGAAGTACACAAAAGTTCGAGAAGAGCTTGGAAAGAAAGCGTTAGAAGCTTACGTTGATCGTAGGATGAAGGAACTAAAAATAAGCGTGGTCACGACCGATGGCTATCGACTCTGGCTTGGGATAGTCGAGAATAGGGATCTTCCAGCGCTTTACAACACCTTTAGACCTTTGGTCATAGCTGTGAATGGACAGATAACAACCAAAGATCCCTGGTTGCTGAGTGGACTTGTGGTGGCTCTCGAAGAGGCAGGAATAGTCGATTCTTACAAGTCCGACTACCAGCTCATTCTGAGATACCTTTACGACAACGAAGTGAGGTCATGGCCACTACTTGCCAGGTTGAGGGAAGTGGATAATTCCGAAAACGTTATGCTGGATTACAACGTTCTGTTATCGAGAATCCTCATAGAAAAATACATCTCTTCCGGGGATACGTTCTCCGTCTTCCAGTACATTATGAGAAACCTCTCGGAACTTGAAACACTCTCTTCAAGTCCTAACCCAACCGTTAGGCAGAAAGCTCTCGAGTATCTTTACAGAATGTACAAAGCACTCGAAGACTACGGCAGGGCCCGTCAATATTTGGAGAAACTTCAGGGTGAAAATCCATACTATATGAACTTTGACGAAGAATTCAAGTCGCTTGAAGAACTTGAATCTAACGAAAGTGAGGAGTAG